In Pedobacter sp. SL55, the following proteins share a genomic window:
- a CDS encoding PKD domain-containing protein, with translation MKNYLFYFFLTLLCFGSVCQTKAQGTSNKGTDFWLLYANHVSGYRPNQNNWQQMAMYITSDVSTTGTIEIPGINYTLNFSVIANQVTVVQIPRDAYIGGTEGKFNKGIHLKSARPIVAYAHIYDNSVSGATLVLPTNTLGKEYYSLNFTQKANSLDSYSFCAIVAVEDNTHVIVTPSVPTQGGWAAGVAQTINLNKGEVYQILGLENSQVDLTPNAQTRSYYTTGGDLTGTTIKSVAAAGQSCKRIAVFSGSGKMSIGCLSSGGAPGAADNLFQQVYPTSTWGKSFVTVPSKNRNYDIYRIFKSSPTAVVKLNGVVIPDASFVNDFYYEFNSQQTNYIESDNAIQVVQYQVTQGKTINCTSSTGDVGDPEMIYLNPLEQTLDKITMYSTSLYNILAHYINVVIRTDDVASFTLDGVAQASNFLPVTAKPGYSYAQLEVNAGTHTLQAGGGFNAIAYGFGINESYGYAAGASLISPGVEVYDNATTVTKREAGCLNEKYDVYVSLPYQPLSISVDFDNGQAPANVPLQLDETYVSNNITYYKYKIATALLFDAVKKYQLKVTAEKPISDGCGAVDELQLEYEVVNKPISSFEVLADAVCEGSVTTFTDRSQKNGADVVKWHWDFGDGHTEVKTTAAPFTYTYSPGNYVAKLFVENQAGCISEVFSKNINVYRLPTPRFAAVLPLCENQAIRFQDQSVSTDGSINAWLWDFGDGNTSSEPNPEHIYATAGTYNVKLKVTTQHGCENSITQAINVNTLPNVDFELPDFCLADANAVFVNKSQISTNEQLTYLWDFGDPNANAQRPNTATTRNATHTYTSTGIYEVTLTVRSVSGCAVVVKKQFTVNGSIPVAAFEVQNENSLCSNAPVVFKDKSTVDFGEITKVVWYFDYANKTTPDWTDDQPNLRADLPKEYAFKYPTFNNLASKSYVVKMSVYSGGSCVNEQIKTITLYPEPVIDFAATREVCLEIPSVQLVANEVNERSGVGSFSGAGISAGGVFYPQRAGLGTHAIKYTFTTTYGCTIEKTQLITVHETPTVDAGEDKVILEGEKGILSAIAYGQNLSYKWSPANGLDRDDVLNPTVTPTEELVVYTLTVTSNKGCTQTDQVRVKMLRHLEIPNTITPNGDGVNDDWKIKHIEDYANATVEIYDRAGQNVFKSKGYAIPFNGTFNQNQLPVATYYYIINLAIGKKPITGTLTIIR, from the coding sequence ATGAAAAACTACCTATTTTATTTCTTTTTAACACTTTTGTGTTTTGGTTCTGTGTGCCAAACTAAAGCGCAGGGTACATCAAACAAGGGTACCGATTTTTGGCTCTTGTATGCAAATCACGTATCCGGGTATAGGCCTAACCAGAACAACTGGCAGCAAATGGCCATGTACATTACTTCTGATGTAAGTACTACGGGTACCATAGAAATTCCGGGCATAAATTACACCCTCAATTTTTCTGTTATTGCAAATCAGGTTACTGTTGTGCAAATACCCCGCGATGCTTATATTGGCGGTACCGAAGGTAAATTTAATAAAGGCATTCATCTAAAGTCGGCAAGGCCAATAGTAGCCTATGCACATATTTACGATAATTCAGTTTCTGGGGCCACACTAGTTTTACCAACAAACACCCTGGGCAAAGAATATTATTCGTTAAATTTTACCCAAAAAGCCAATTCACTTGATTCTTATTCTTTTTGTGCCATTGTAGCGGTAGAAGATAATACGCATGTTATTGTTACGCCATCGGTGCCTACACAGGGCGGTTGGGCGGCTGGCGTTGCGCAAACTATTAATCTTAATAAAGGAGAGGTTTATCAGATATTAGGATTAGAAAACAGTCAGGTTGATCTTACACCAAATGCCCAAACAAGAAGTTATTATACCACAGGTGGCGATTTAACAGGAACAACCATCAAATCTGTAGCGGCGGCGGGCCAATCTTGTAAAAGAATTGCAGTTTTTTCGGGAAGTGGTAAAATGTCTATCGGTTGTTTATCTAGCGGCGGGGCACCAGGAGCAGCAGATAATCTTTTTCAGCAGGTATATCCCACTTCAACCTGGGGCAAATCATTTGTAACGGTACCTTCAAAAAATCGTAATTACGATATTTATCGGATATTTAAAAGTAGCCCAACGGCTGTGGTAAAACTTAATGGTGTAGTTATTCCAGATGCAAGCTTTGTTAATGATTTTTATTACGAATTTAACAGTCAGCAAACCAATTATATTGAGAGTGATAACGCGATACAGGTAGTGCAGTATCAAGTAACGCAAGGCAAAACCATCAATTGTACCTCATCTACTGGCGATGTGGGTGATCCAGAGATGATTTATCTTAATCCGTTAGAGCAAACTTTGGATAAGATTACTATGTACTCTACCTCATTGTATAACATTTTGGCCCACTATATTAACGTGGTAATTAGAACCGACGATGTGGCTAGTTTTACCTTAGATGGTGTAGCGCAGGCCAGTAATTTTTTGCCCGTTACCGCTAAACCGGGCTACTCTTATGCACAATTGGAAGTAAATGCAGGCACGCACACTTTACAGGCAGGTGGTGGGTTTAATGCCATAGCCTATGGTTTTGGTATTAACGAGTCTTATGGTTATGCTGCTGGCGCCAGCCTCATCTCTCCGGGTGTAGAAGTGTATGACAATGCTACCACTGTAACTAAACGAGAAGCGGGCTGTTTAAACGAAAAATATGATGTTTATGTATCCTTGCCTTACCAACCATTGTCTATCTCGGTAGATTTTGACAACGGACAAGCGCCTGCCAACGTACCATTGCAACTTGACGAAACCTACGTAAGCAATAACATCACTTATTATAAATACAAAATTGCTACGGCGCTGTTATTTGATGCGGTAAAAAAGTACCAGCTAAAAGTAACTGCCGAAAAGCCAATTTCTGATGGTTGTGGTGCGGTAGACGAGTTGCAATTGGAGTATGAAGTGGTAAACAAACCTATTTCTTCGTTTGAGGTACTTGCTGATGCTGTTTGCGAAGGCTCGGTAACTACCTTTACCGACAGAAGCCAAAAAAATGGTGCCGATGTAGTGAAGTGGCATTGGGATTTTGGCGATGGCCATACCGAGGTTAAAACCACAGCAGCACCATTTACGTATACTTACAGCCCCGGAAACTACGTGGCCAAATTATTTGTAGAGAACCAAGCTGGATGTATTTCCGAAGTTTTTTCGAAAAATATCAATGTTTATCGGCTTCCTACGCCTAGGTTTGCTGCCGTTTTGCCTTTGTGCGAAAATCAGGCTATTAGGTTCCAAGACCAGTCTGTTAGTACAGATGGTAGTATTAACGCTTGGTTATGGGATTTCGGAGATGGCAATACGTCTTCCGAACCCAACCCCGAACATATCTATGCTACTGCCGGAACGTACAATGTAAAGTTAAAGGTAACTACGCAACATGGCTGCGAAAACAGCATTACACAGGCCATTAATGTAAATACGTTGCCTAACGTAGATTTTGAACTTCCAGATTTTTGTTTGGCCGATGCTAATGCCGTATTCGTAAATAAAAGCCAAATATCAACCAATGAGCAGCTAACTTACTTGTGGGATTTTGGAGATCCTAACGCAAATGCACAAAGGCCTAATACCGCTACCACACGTAATGCTACACACACTTACACCAGTACAGGTATTTACGAAGTAACCTTAACCGTAAGGTCTGTTTCTGGTTGTGCAGTAGTGGTTAAAAAACAATTTACGGTAAACGGGAGTATTCCTGTGGCAGCTTTCGAGGTGCAAAATGAAAACAGTTTGTGTAGTAATGCCCCAGTGGTTTTTAAGGATAAATCTACCGTAGATTTTGGCGAAATTACCAAGGTGGTTTGGTATTTCGATTATGCCAACAAAACCACTCCAGACTGGACAGACGACCAACCCAACCTACGTGCCGATTTACCCAAAGAGTACGCGTTCAAGTATCCGACATTTAACAACTTAGCTAGTAAAAGTTACGTGGTAAAAATGAGCGTTTATTCTGGCGGTTCTTGCGTTAACGAACAAATTAAAACCATTACACTTTATCCAGAGCCAGTAATAGATTTTGCTGCAACCAGAGAGGTTTGTTTAGAAATACCTAGCGTACAATTGGTGGCTAACGAAGTAAATGAAAGATCTGGAGTTGGGAGTTTTAGCGGTGCTGGTATAAGCGCTGGCGGTGTTTTTTACCCACAACGAGCGGGTTTGGGTACTCATGCTATTAAATACACTTTTACTACTACTTACGGGTGTACAATAGAAAAAACTCAGCTCATTACCGTACACGAAACCCCAACGGTTGATGCTGGCGAAGATAAAGTGATTTTAGAAGGAGAAAAAGGTATTTTATCTGCCATCGCCTATGGCCAAAATTTAAGTTACAAGTGGTCGCCAGCTAATGGGTTAGATAGGGATGATGTGCTAAACCCTACCGTTACGCCAACGGAAGAGCTGGTGGTTTACACCCTTACCGTTACTAGCAACAAGGGTTGTACGCAAACCGACCAAGTTAGGGTTAAAATGCTTAGGCACTTAGAAATACCAAACACCATTACACCTAACGGAGATGGCGTTAACGACGATTGGAAAATTAAACACATTGAAGATTATGCCAATGCAACAGTAGAAATTTATGATAGGGCTGGGCAAAACGTGTTCAAGAGTAAAGGCTACGCCATACCATTTAATGGCACTTTTAATCAAAATCAGTTACCCGTTGCAACTTATTATTATATTATTAATTTAGCCATCGGTAAAAAGCCAATTACTGGTACCCTAACTATTATTAGATAA
- a CDS encoding type IX secretion system membrane protein PorP/SprF, which translates to MLKRYVLYLILCCCTTSVLAQQRPQYTQYIFNNYLLNPALSGIENYTDIKIGHRSQWSGFENAPKTSFLSAHWNLNGDYLWRNPLSLPEKGDDPMSRSYTQNYTSSPAHHGIGIIAVTDKTGPISRFDGGFTYAYHLQLSGTKNLSVGVYAGLSRIALDYSAISLENQVDPALANAVVSQFKPDVALGVWYYGARFFAGASVQQVLPQKLAFTSSANYNTGKSVPHFFLTSGYKLFIDDEISAIPSVMLRKVEALPMSVDANLKLDYKDKFWIGGSYRSADSFSAMAGFNFKNLLNLTYAYDFTTSGLNTVSNGSHEIVLGFQLNNAYQVFSGGRSWR; encoded by the coding sequence ATGTTGAAAAGATACGTCTTATACTTAATTTTGTGTTGTTGTACTACTTCGGTTTTAGCACAGCAGAGGCCTCAGTATACCCAATATATTTTCAATAATTATCTGTTAAATCCGGCATTAAGTGGGATAGAAAATTATACCGATATCAAGATTGGGCACAGGTCGCAGTGGTCTGGTTTCGAAAACGCCCCCAAAACATCATTTTTATCTGCACATTGGAATTTAAATGGCGATTACCTTTGGCGCAACCCTTTATCGTTGCCCGAAAAAGGCGACGATCCGATGAGCAGAAGCTATACGCAAAATTATACCTCTTCGCCTGCGCACCACGGCATAGGCATTATAGCTGTTACCGATAAAACTGGTCCTATTTCTAGATTTGATGGTGGTTTTACTTATGCTTACCACCTGCAATTAAGCGGTACCAAAAATTTATCGGTAGGGGTGTATGCAGGTCTTAGTCGCATTGCATTAGATTATAGTGCCATTAGTTTAGAAAACCAAGTAGATCCCGCTTTGGCAAATGCGGTGGTAAGCCAGTTTAAGCCCGATGTTGCCCTTGGCGTTTGGTACTACGGCGCTAGGTTTTTTGCGGGTGCTTCTGTACAGCAGGTTTTACCACAAAAATTAGCTTTTACCTCCAGTGCAAATTACAACACAGGCAAATCTGTTCCGCATTTCTTCCTTACTTCTGGCTATAAATTGTTTATTGATGACGAGATTTCTGCTATTCCATCAGTAATGTTACGGAAAGTGGAAGCACTGCCAATGTCTGTAGATGCCAACCTAAAGCTAGATTATAAGGATAAATTTTGGATAGGAGGGAGCTACCGAAGTGCAGACTCTTTTTCGGCAATGGCCGGATTTAACTTTAAAAATTTGCTGAACTTAACTTATGCTTACGACTTTACCACCTCTGGCTTAAATACAGTTTCTAACGGTAGTCACGAAATTGTATTGGGCTTTCAGTTAAATAATGCTTACCAAGTGTTTAGTGGTGGCCGTTCGTGGCGTTAA